The Castor canadensis chromosome 13, mCasCan1.hap1v2, whole genome shotgun sequence genome has a window encoding:
- the LOC141415701 gene encoding uncharacterized protein, whose protein sequence is MSEDEGHSLKMGGMSCILKKTGLKSGDPMYLRRALVNNIGEEKRTKIHIQKLQKALSLRLREIDKEKAALKKFLIKLHKTTGYFPRTQFLSLIPV, encoded by the coding sequence CCACAGTTTGAAGATGGGTGGAATGAGTTGCATACTGAAAAAGACGGGATTAAAAAGTGGAGACCCCATGTACCTGCGACGGGCCTTGGTGAACAACattggagaggaaaagaggaccaAGATTCATATTCAGAAACTCCAGAAAGCTTTAAGTCTCCGACTGAGGGAGATCGACAAAGAAAAAGCAGCACTGAAGAAGTTTTTGATAAAGCTTCACAAAACAACTGGTTATTTTCCTCGAACCCAATTCTTGTCACTGATTCCAGTATAG